Within Macaca nemestrina isolate mMacNem1 chromosome 12, mMacNem.hap1, whole genome shotgun sequence, the genomic segment TACTTTGCAAACTACGTTTATCTGGAACTATCTGATTATATCAAGTTTCAAAAACAAGTACCTATTATATTCTACTCTGCCAAAGGAAATTATGGTCCCTGTCATAAGACCTAACTACTGACCAGAGTGGTTGATTATTctgtagaaaaacaaaacacagcctTGATAATGGTTCTGTCAAATGGGCACTTTAAAACATACATATCCTGAAATCAGTAGGGCAGGAGTATTTTTCCTATTGTTATTCCTAATGAAAGAATAAGGATTTGACCAATGCCATCCAGAATCATAGGATTAGGCAGGGTTCTAACCTCCAACAGCATATATATTAACTCTTTCCACCTTATGGTTGGGAATACACATAACTTTATTTGgctttaaaaagtgattttctaTTGACCTAACGTGACTAATGTTCTGAGGCTATGGCAAAACACCAAATGTGCTTACACCGTGATTCACAAGAAATACGTAAAGTGATACAATTCCTCATTCAGTCACCAGCTAATTCCCTCTGTCCCTACCAGCTTTGGACTATTATTTAAGCTAAGAACAAactgataaaaatataatagaagaAAACTGCTTTTGTCTATATCTATTACATCTCTGGTAATTAATGATTTTAGAAGTTTCCCCACCAGTTTCTCCAATTCTGCAGAATTTAAGAATGAAAAGtttcctaagtcaaaagaataaactATGTACTTGTCTATTTATATCTGCTCATCTCCTAAATACTTCATTTAACCTATTTCCCAACTGAATTCcacttcattcattccttttgtAATAAATTGACTAAGTGTCTATTGTGTGTCAAACAagaagagatagagacagaggaaaagaaaatgacagaaaattatGGACAAGGTTTATGGTACATGGTAACAATTGCCTTGGATATCTCTTTCTTTGCACATGAATTCCACAGGCAATTGATTCTTAATCTGAAGTCAAATAAGTTTTGAAGGGCTGTGACAGAGTAACTGTAAGAGGTCTGCAAAGGCCTAGGCTCATCAACATATATACCAAAGATTACTTTCAGGTTAAATATACCACATAtacattacaatttttaaaatgtatatagataCTAAGtatgtttttacaaaaaaatgcATAGCATCTGGAAATGATACTAAAAATAGTTAACAACTGGTTAACCATGGGTTTCCACTAATTCAGTGGACTGTTGGCCATCAACAGCCAGTATGGACAAATTGGTTTCCACCAGCTGCATATCATACCAGCAAATCCAGTTGAGGAGAGGCAACCTCTTCCCctctatttcatcttttttttttttccatattaaaGAAAggtccttattttaaaaatatttctgggagttattattctaaaatatatggTAAACTTGCTTGGACCGCCATAACCTCGTGACAGACCACAACTCCCACGAGAAATTATAACAAGTTTAGAACCAGGCCTTTGTTGGTGCTTTGTCTTTTATCATACTTAACAGTCATTCCCTACTTTCCCACTTCTTTCCAGATGTTTTAAGGGCTGTAAACCTTTCGCCATGAAAAAGTCTGTCTTTATTTATACTCTATGTATAATGAGAAATGCCTAGTTTCAAGCTTATGTTTCCAATTTACTTGAACCATTTAATATTTAGCTTACAAGAAAAGTTCCAGCTTGAGAAGAACAAATGAAATGGGCTGCAATTTGTGCTAAACTATTTTAACCCTGAGTATGTTTGCAATTGGAACAGTGTGTTATGAGAATGAACAGCAGTTCTTTCCTAGTGAGAGAAGGAAACAAGCTGGATTGACGTGGCTACCTTTTACTTTAACCAGCCTAAGGGAGTAACTCCTGGGTTCTCTCTCTTagttcagaagaaaaaattactcaatatatttagtatatttaggATAACGAATCATTTAGGCCAATCTCTCATAGCCAACAGGTAATGATAGGAAGGATAAGCATAATAActgcaagaaaacaaaatgtgtaaTCTCTATATCTTTCCTATAGATTCAGAACAAAGCCAAATGACTATGGCAACATTTAGAAATAAAGtggtagtaataataaaaataaattaagaatttaGTCATACTTAccaaaatgtaaattttacaCGTAATTTATACATATTCAAATGTAGAGCTGGTATTTCTTAAACCTactaaaatcataattttaaataaagtggCAAAATTATACCAACCACTACTCTTGGGAAGAGTGGTGTCAATTCCGGTTATCTTcttaatctaaaattaaaattctgagGGTCTACTAATCAGAAGAGGTTTCAGATATCAAATCATTGAAAACGTAAATCCAACTTCCAACAAACTAACCTTAAAAAAGGCAAACCACTTGTAGTCATTCAACACAATCTCAAAGCCTTGATTGTAAATGATGGTGAAATGGCCAGAATTGCCAAGGTCATCATATGCTGTATCCAGCTTCTGAAGGTGCACCACTACTTTTTTTTCTGGTGGtcctaaagaaaaaacaaaaaggcacaataaaggaaaatgatttgGATTTCAATAGGGGAAAGAATCCCCCAATTTCTATTATAATTGTGCTGCTTTCCTTTCATGCTACCCAGTTTGAGCACAGTCTGCCTAGTGAAGAAACCAGAGGCTCCATCTTGTTGCCTCAAACAGTTCCTGCTCCCAGGAAAGACTGTGACACAGTTAGGCTCTCAAAATTTGAGATAATGCaggcaggagcagtggctcacggctgtaatcctagcactttggggggctgaggtcaggacttcaagaccagtttggacaacatagtgagaccctgtctctacaaaaatactttttaaaaattagctggttatggtggtgcaagcctgtagtcccagctatttgagaggctgaggctgaggtgggaggattgtgagcccaggagttggaggctgcagtgagctatgattgcacaactgcacttcaacctgggcaacacagtgagaccttgtctcaaaaaggagAGATACGCTATGCAGCCCAGCAGGCAAGGATACCCCAAAAAGTACAGTACCTTTTCAGAACATCCCAACACTGAAGAAATTTTTCCactgaagaaaaggagaaatggggAATGTTGAAAATTACAGGCTTCCAGAAATGGAGAGAAGGCAAAATGCTAGTCAAAAGTGGGAAATGCAAGAATAAAAGGTAtgacaataaaaagataaataaacagaCTAGCTATCAGATTCTAAGGAGGACAATGTACTAAGCCCAGGAGAAGACACAAAATGATCTATTCACAGAAGAAATGGGGTACCTTTCTCCTCAAAGACTCTACAGTTTAGAACCTCATAATCTGAATCTTTCCAAAGTTTATTCGGCAAACTAGAGGTCTGTGTCCTATAAAACTAATTTGTGCTGTTAGGAATGAAACGTTTAACCTTCATAGATGAGGGCTCAGACCTGTAGGTGCCTTTAATTACTGGATTAAGGCCAAAGGTAATTTTATAGGCAGAGTCTGCCTGAAAATGGTTCAGCTGTGTCAATCTGGAGCGTTCtacattttaaacagtttttCCATGTTTCAGATTAATGTTCTGACATGGGAGATTGCATGTGACGGGGCAGGGCAAACCCCGATCTCTTTCTGCCCCAACCTTcaaacccaattttttttttttttttttttttttttttaaaggcccggtgtggtggctcccgcctgtaatcccagcactttgggaggtccaggcgggcggatcacgaggtcaggagatagagaccatcctggccagcacagtgaaacacgtctctactaaaaatacaaaaaattagctgggcgtcgtggcggcgcctgtaatccctgctactcggaaggctgaggcaggagaatcgcttgaacctgggaggtggaggttgcagtgagccgagatcgcgccactgcactccagcctaggtgacagcgagacgctgttctaaaaaaaaaaaaaagttataatgcTCAGGATTATGAAATGCTATATAGTCAGTTAAAAAGGTCTTTCTTTAGTAACAAATGACAACAATCTTTGTTCTGCTGACAAGAAAATTATAGCTGATTTTTTACTGACTCTGCAAAAGTAACAGGCTGTAAGAGGATTTGGGTAGACCACAGTGTGACTCTTCTGACCAGTGACTGTGTTTGTCTTTTTTCCACCCTACCCCCTTCTTTTTTCTAGGGGCAACCACGTTATCCGAAGGCATATGGAATATCTCCAGTATGTTCAAACACTAGGTATTTATTGAGAGACTTCCATGAGCCAGGCATTGTGCATGACTCTGGGCATTTCTAATTAGTAGGCTCAGAGTtaaattttctgttattattattttttaaatttttacctcCTTGCAATGCATGAAACAATTCAGAGTGGTACTAGACGTTTTCTAGTACTCATCAACACACGCTCAAACCAAAATCGCCGGGCAGAAAGTCCCTTTCCCACCAactaacaaaaagagaaaacttcctGCTATATCCTCGAGAGTCTCTGAGCTCATCTGTCTTCACTGGTACAAtagcaattaaaaatgaaaataaaaataaattttaaaaataacgcTGCCAGATCGAACTGGAGAATCAAAAGATTGCAGTTCCCAAGTCTCTCTCAAACCAAACAAAATTAAGCGGGAGAGATAAAAAAAAGTTCTTGATAAAAGTGTTGAGTCCCCAAGATAACCAAGAAAGTGTGGAGTTAGAAGTTCTCAGCAGATGAACTTTAACTTCGCGGGCCTAGCGGGGAAGGTCACCAAGGGTCCCCAATCCAGTCAAGATGCTCTGGCCACCCACAAGCGTCTGCCTGGGGGCAAGCGGTAGTTAGCATGGCGCTGCGTTAGGGGCTCAAGGGCAGAAAGGACGACCCGGAGGACTGCCGAGCCGGCGGCTTACCCATAACCGAGCAGTTGACATCGCGCAGGGAACCGCTGGAGCCCACCTGGAAGACCCAAGTGCCCAGCAGGTCAAGATAGGTGCAGTTGGCAGGTGTGTCGCAGCGCACGGCGCGGTCGCcggagagaagcagcaggaggGCGGCGAGCAGCGAGGCTGGCCCAACACCCATGCTGCCGGGAGCTGAGAGAGGAGGTGAAGAGTTAGCAGGAAGCCGAGCGCTACGAGCTAGCGGTGAGTCCACCGCGGGGCGCGCGCCTTGAAATAGCTACGCCGGCGCGGAAACCCGGGGGCGGGCACACTGAGCAGCCGGGAATTGGGGGTTGGGCGCCAGGCGCGTGCCCGCCCCTGAAGCGGGGACTTGGGAGCGCGCGCCGCCCCTCACTTGACTGCAACTGGACCCAGAACTAGGGAGGGGCCCagggacagattttttttttttttttttttgccgagGGACGTTTCAGAATTTTGCACGGCCAGGGTGACAAAAAGAGGGCTTAAGGAGCCACAAGCGGTCCGCACACGACCCAGACTTCGTTCTTGTGTAGTAACgtagggagagaaggaaaaggtgTGGGGGGAATAAGGGGATGGGTCAGGTGAAAGAGCGCGACAGAAGGAGAAATCTAGCAAGTGGAGTTCTGTTTTACTTGCTATTCTTCCCCTTTAGTCTTTTTTCTCAGGTCCAGTTGCCTCataaccaactttttttttttcctctgaaaaacTTCACTAGCTAAAATCAACTATTCCAGCTGTTTGAGAACTTATCTTCCTTCCGTTTTCCAACTCTTCCTACCTTTTTATGtgcttgattttgttttgtttcctggtAAATGCTGTTTGCCTATTCTCATTCAGCAGAATTCAGTTGTTGTGCAAACCAGCAGTTTTGATGTGTTAGCGTTGTGGAGGTTTTCCCTCTGGCGCGCACACACATGGCGCTCTCAGAGATGATATTGCTCAACCCCTTCTATGTTACAGAGGAAAAGcaggaggcccagagagaggaagCGGCTTGCCCAAGGTGAGAAGGGTGAGGAAGGAAGCTAGCCGATGGGAGAAGGCTGGTCTTACGAACCGTTCTAGTGTGCCAATCTGATCGCCAAAAATTATTAGGTAGCACTATTTCCAGGTGCCTCCTTTCTCAGTTTAAATATCACCCTTTTCTGTAAGAGCCTCCCGTTCTTTCCTAGCTTTTGTTGGTAATCGGGGCTCCTTTCTCCCACTGAGCCTACTAGGTGTCAGGCCCTGTCGACACAGTGATGAACAAGACAGACCTGATGTGTCCCCGTTTTCTTTGGCATATGAATTTTTGCCCCCTTTGCACTGGTCACAAATCAATATTCATATGTCCATTTTTTTCACCAGATTATAAACATTCAAAGAGAGCAGGTCCACATTATTCACTTATATCTCCCTAGATTCTGGTTTATTCAGAAAGTGTCCTTGAGTGTTAAGATAAGTGTACTTAATATTCTTATCTTGGTTGCCAAGCCTGAAAGCCAGTTTCAATGAGGCAAAAGGAGTTGCCCTTGAAAGTTCAGAGGTGAAAATACTCCTCAGTGGGGGCACAAACTTCAAAACCCTGGGGCGgggttggtggtggtgttggggAACACCTTACTTTTAGGTTTTATATACCTTCTTAGAATTAAAAGCTGACATTGTATAATTAAGCTAACACACTACTTATTTAAAGATACCCTAGCAGATTAAGTTTCCCTTCTTGAATCTCTGGGAAAATGTGTTACTGAttgttaaaacattaaaatttgtaTTAGGTCATCAATATTGAAGAACCAGTTTAGGTGGAAATTTATTTGATGAACGTAATCAAAGTAACACacttaattgtaaaaaaaaagtttaaaacagtCCTTATTCAATGATTGAATAATAGAAAAAGATCTTGGAGACCTCTTAGTCTAAtggattcattttaaaattgggaaatggagtttcagagagttaaatcaCTTGCTGAATGTCATATTGCCACTTAATGAGATTTAAGAATGAACCTCAGGCACATTGATTTTCAGTTTAGTTTATTTCTACTAATGTAGTAATTCCCATACTGTTGTCTCTCAAAAATAACTACTAACTCtccattccacacacacacaaaattgatTCTTAAACTGATCATACCCCAAATCCCTTACTATTCtgaaatgaaattaatatataaaCCACTTAcacacttaataaaaataaatgtaatgccaaatgtaataaaagaagaaatcagatattttaaatacatttctaataTAATAAGATATATCCCATCATGTAAAATGTTCAAGTATGAATATGTTGGAAAACATAATGAGGCACTCAGGTACTTGCTCTTCACACTTCTGTAACCACCCAGTGGATTCACCtggcctgctgcctagacagccaatttatcaagacaggggaattacAATGGAGGAAGAGTAATTCACTAAGAGCCAGCTGTaggggagatgggagttttattatcactcaaatcagtctccctgagcattcagggatcagcgttttcaaagataatttggtgggtagtggcttgggaagtggggagtgctgattggtcaggttggagatggaccCATAGGGGGTCTAAGTGAgcttttcttgctgtcttctgttcctg encodes:
- the LOC105468886 gene encoding dipeptidyl peptidase 1 isoform X2, producing the protein MGVGPASLLAALLLLLSGDRAVRCDTPANCTYLDLLGTWVFQVGSSGSLRDVNCSVMGPPEKKVVVHLQKLDTAYDDLGNSGHFTIIYNQGFEIVLNDYKWFAFFKDVTDFISHLFMQLGTVGIYDLPHLRNKLVIK